CCGAAAACCGGCAAGGCTCTGGAATAAATTTTGCTGCCGACTGTCTTACGCTGCAGTCGATTCCTTCTTTTCCGGGCGCCTGATGTCCATCAACATCTTCTTCGGATCATAGAACGTACCAGTATTCAGAATCGTATAGATGATCCTCAGAAGCTTGCAGGCAATCACAATCAATGACTGCATCTTTTTCAACGGATTATCGGCTCGTGTCGTATAATACATATGGAGTTCTTTGAATTCCTCTGCATGGGCCACTGCTGACTTTGCTGCCTGGAACAACCAATACCTTAGTCGTTTACGTCCCCTGTGGCTGATTTTGGTTTCTCCCTTATGCTTTCCTGAGCTGCATGCCACAAGACCTAATCCGCTTAATTTCTGTATTTCCTTAACATCATCAAATCTTGAAATATCTCCCATCTCTGCAAGAATACCAGAAAGTGTATTTTCTCCAATCCCCGATATCTCCAGAACGTTACCTGTATGCGGTATCTCCTGACATTTCCGGTTAATCTGATTCTCTATAACAGCAAGTTCAGCATCCAGTTCCAGAATTTTCTGCACGAACCACTTTACAGCTGCCTTACCTGCAATGGATCCATCCTTGATCCCAACACTTGCTTTTGCATACTGCAAGATTTCTCCAGCTCTGCTATACCCACGTCCTCTAAGTTTAGCAGCATGCCAGATCTGTCTTATCCCTTCTTCTCCAAGTGCGGTCAGTTCTTCCGGAAATGGTGCCTCTTTCAGCAGTTCCAGGCTAAATGCTCCATCGACTTTTCCCAATGCATCCTTATACTCCGGGAAATATATCTTCATCTCCCTGTGCATCCGGTTGATTGTTCGAATTCTGTCTTCATTCAGTTGGTCTCTGAACATGGATAACCTACGAAGCTCCGCATAGATTTTTTCTG
This window of the Catonella massiliensis genome carries:
- a CDS encoding IS110 family RNA-guided transposase translates to KQTKEVEDNSQLKDDRKDPKLIANLVKDGNFGMPYLPEKIYAELRRLSMFRDQLNEDRIRTINRMHREMKIYFPEYKDALGKVDGAFSLELLKEAPFPEELTALGEEGIRQIWHAAKLRGRGYSRAGEILQYAKASVGIKDGSIAGKAAVKWFVQKILELDAELAVIENQINRKCQEIPHTGNVLEISGIGENTLSGILAEMGDISRFDDVKEIQKLSGLGLVACSSGKHKGETKISHRGRKRLRYWLFQAAKSAVAHAEEFKELHMYYTTRADNPLKKMQSLIVIACKLLRIIYTILNTGTFYDPKKMLMDIRRPEKKESTAA